A single window of Periophthalmus magnuspinnatus isolate fPerMag1 chromosome 9, fPerMag1.2.pri, whole genome shotgun sequence DNA harbors:
- the rpl35 gene encoding 60S ribosomal protein L35 translates to MAKIKARDLRGKKKEELLKQLDDLKNELSQLRVAKVTGGAASKLSKIRVVRKSIARVLTVINQTQKENLRKFYKGKKYKPLDLRPKKTRALRRRLNKHEESLRTKKQQRKDLLYSIRKFAVKA, encoded by the exons ATG gCCAAGATCAAGGCTAGAGATTTGCGGGGCAAGAAAAAGGAGGAGCTGCTCAAACAGctggacgacctgaagaatgaACTGTCCCAGCTCCGTGTGGCTAAAGTGACCGGAGGAGCCGCTTCAAAGCTCTCAAAGAT TCGTGTCGTCCGCAAATCCATCGCCAGAGTCTTGACTGTAATCAaccagacacagaaagagaatcTGAGGAAGTTCTACAAG GGCAAGAAATACAAGCCCCTGGACCTGAGGCCGAAGAAGACCAGAGCGCTCCGTCGCCGCCTCAACAAACACGAGGAGAGTCTGCGCACCAAGAAGCAGCAGAGGAAGGACCTCCTCTACTCCATCCGCAAATTTGCAGTCAAAGCTTGA